The genomic interval CGAGGAGGCCTATGACCGCACGCCGGTGCGGGCGGTCGAGCAGATGCGGCGTCTCCAGCGCCGGGTGCGGCGCGGCCTCGCGGAGGTCCGCTGTCCCGTCCTGCTCGCGACCTCCGTCGAGGACCACGTGGTCGATCCCCGCTGCAGCGACCTCGTCGCACGCACCGTCTCGGGCGCCGTCGAGCGTCTCGCCCTCACCCGCAGCCATCACGTCGCGACCCTCGACCACGACGCCCCGCTGCTGTTCGCGCGCTCGGCGGCCTTCCTCGACGCCGTCGCCGCGCACGCCTGAGCGAGACGCCCGGGGTCGCATCGGCCCCGGGCCCGGTGCTCAGCGGTGGCGCGCGAGGTCGGCGGCGCCGATCATGCCGGCCTCGTTGCCCATGCTGGCCTGCGCGAAGGGCGCCACCGTGCGGTGGGTACGGGCCGTGAGGGTGCGGGCGTAGCCGGCGCGCGCCGGATCGAGCAGCAGGTCGCCGGCCGCGGAGACGCCACCGCCGATCACGATGATCTCCGGGTCCAGGAGGGCGGAGATGCTCGCAGCGCCGCGGCCCAGCCAGTCGCCGATCTCCGTCAGATGCCGCTGGGCGCCCGGGTCGCCCTCGCGCGCCATGCGTGTGATGAGGGGGCCGTCGATGCCGTTCGCGTCCCCGCCCGCGGCGGCCAGCAGCGGCTCGAGCAGGGGGTCGCCCGTCGCGGCGGCCGCCCTCGCGCTGCGGACCATCGCCGTGCCGGACGTGTACTGCTCGAGGCAGCCGCGGTTGCCGCAGCCGCACCACTGCCCGTCGGGCACCGCCGTCATGTGCGCGATCTCCCCGGCGAAGCCGCCGGCGCCGCGCACCAGCTGCCCGTCGAGCACGATCGCCCCGCCGAGCCCCGTGCCGACCGTCATCATGAGCATCGTGTCGGCCTCGGCGGCGGGACCGAAGCGGAACTCCGCCCAGCCCGCGGCGTTGGCGTCGTTCTCGACCACGACGGGCAGGCCCACGAGCGCCTCGACATGGTCGGCGAGCGCGCGGTCGCGCCACGCGAGGTTCGCGGCGAACACGACCGTGCGGCGGTCCGCGTCGACGAAGCCCGCGGCGCCGATCCCGATCGCCACGACCGGGTGCTGCTCGCGCAGCTCGCGCACGGCGTCGGCCACGGCCTGCTCGAGCAGCTCCGGATCCTGGGCGGGGGTGCGGCGCTTCGCACCCGCGATGATCCTGCCGTTCTCGTCCACCACCCCGGCCGCGATCTTGGTGCCGCCGATGTCCACTCCGATGGAGAGCATGGATGTCGTCCCGTCCTGTTCCGTCGAGCCTCACGCGCGCCGGTGCGCGCCCGGAGACCATGCTAGGGCTCGCGCCCCCGTAGACTGACCTGCATCGCCGCGGGATCCCCTGGCCGCCTCACGGCCCGTCCGCGCGCCCTCCGACCAGATCGAAGGAGATCTCGTGAAGCAGTTCAGCACCGCGGCCATCGCCTCCGCCCAGGACGACGAGAACGCGACCAGCCTTCTGGTGACCGACCGACTCGGCCGGTTCCCCGACATCCCGCTGTTCGAGCGCGCGACCGCGCCCGACACGTGGCAGCCCGTGGGCGTCGCGGAGTTCCTCGACGAGGTCCGCGAGGTCGCCAAGGGCCTCATCGCCTCGGGCGTGCGCAGCGGCGACGTCGTCGCGATCATGTCGCGCACCCGCTACGAGTGGACCCTCATGGACTGGGCGATCTGGTTCGCCGGCGGCGTCTCCGTCCCGATCTACGAGACCTCGTCCCCGTCCCAGATCCAGTGGATCGCCGGCAACTCCGAGGCGCGCTTCGCGCTCGTCGAGAGCGTGCGCCATGCCGAGGACGTCTCCTCCGTGCGCGACCAGCTCCCCGCCCTCGAGCGGATCTGGTGCCTCGAGCAGGGCGACCTCGACGCGCTCAAGGCAGCGGGGCGCGAGATCGACGACGAGCAGCTCGAGGCGGCCCGCACGTCACGCCGGGCCCAGGACGTCGCGACCATCATCTACACCTCCGGGACCACCGGCCGCCCCAAGGGCGCCGAGCTGACCCACGCCAACTTCGTCGAGACCTCGCGCAACGCGCTCGACCTGCTCGGCCAGATGGTGGTGCCGCCCGGGACCCGCATGCTCATGTTCCTGCCGATGGCGCACGTGTTCGCGCGCCTGCTCGTCGTGCTCGCCGCGAGCTGGGGCGTGACCACGGCCTTCACCCCGGACACGAAGAACCTGGTGGGCGATCTGCAGTCCTTCCACCCGTCGTTCCTGCTGGCCGTGCCGCGCGTGTTCGAGAAGGTCTACAACGCCGCCGAGCAGAAGGCCACGGCCGACGGCAAGGGCAGGATCTTCGCGGCCGCGGCGGACACCGCGATCACCTACTCCGAGGCCCTCGACGAGCCCCGCATCCCTCTCGCGCTGCGGGCCAGGCACGCGCTGTTCGACCGGCTCGTCTACTCCAAGCTGCGCGAGACCATGGGCGGCCGGGTCTCGTGGGCGGTCTCCGGGGGCGCCCCCCTCGGCGCTCGTCTCGCCCACTTCTTCCGCGGCATCGGCGTGACGATCCTCGAGGGCTACGGCCTCACCGAGACGACGGCCCCGGTGTGCGTGAACCTGCCCTGGAACGTCAAGGTCGGCACGGTCGGGCCGCCGCTGCCGGGCGGCACCGTCGCGATCGACGACAACGGCGAGATCCTCGTCAAGGGCGTCATGGTGTTCCGCGGCTACCACGGCAACCCCGAGGCGACCGCCGAGGCCCTGCGCGACGGCTGGTTCCGCACGGGCGACGTGGGCAGCATCGACGAGGACGGCAACCTCTCGATCACCGGCCGCTCCAAGGAGCTGATCGTCACCGCGGGCGGCAAGAACGTCTCGCCCGCGCAGCTCGAGGACCAGATCCGGGCGCATCCGCTCGTGGGCCAGTGCGTCGTGGTGGGCGACCAGAAGCCGTTCGTCGCCGCGATCGTCACGCTCGACGCGGAGATGCTGCCGGCATGGCTGAAGAACAACGGGCGCCCCGCGATGAGCGTCGCGGAGGCCGCGCAGGACGAGACGGTGCGCGCGGCGATCCAGACGGCGATCGACGCGGCGAACTCGTCGGTCTCGCGCGCCGAGTCGATCCGCACGTTCGAGATCATCGACACGGACTTCACCGAGGAGAACGGCTACCTCACGCCGTCGCTCAAGCTCAAGCGCAACGTGGTGGTCAAGGACTTCTCCGACGTGATCGACCGCATCTACTCCGGCTCGAAGCCGCCCGAGGCCTCGGGCGGATCGGGCTCCTGAGGTCTCCGGCGCGCCCGTTCGTCAGGGGCGCGTCGTAGCCTGCGCCCATGTCCGCCGTCGTCCCCCGCGCCCGTCACCGTCAGCTGAGCCTGGACGATCTGGGCACCCCGCTCATCGAGGCGGAGATGGTCGTCGTCGACCTCGAGACGACGGGCACGGACCCCGCGGCGGACGCGATCACCGAGATCGGCGCGGTCAAGGTCCGCGGCGGCGAGATCCTGGGCGAGTTCCGCACCTTCGTGGACCCGCGCCGCCCGATCCCCGCCTACATCGCGTCGCTCACGGGCATCACCGACGCGACGGTCGCGGGAGCACCGGACATCGCGGCCGTGCTGCCGATGTTCCTCGAGTTCTCGCGCGGGGCGGCGCTCGTGGCCCACAACGCCCGGTTCGACATCGCCTTCCTGCGCTCCTCGGCCGCGCGCATCGACGTCGAATGGCCCTCCCCGACCGTGCTCGACACCCTGCGCCTGGCCCGCCTCGCCTTCGGGCGCGACGAGGTGCGCGACCACAAGCTCGGCACGCTCGCCCAGCACGTGGGGGCCGAGACCACGCCCGATCACCGGGCGCTGTCGGACGCACGCGCGACCGTCGACGTCCTCCACGCGATCATCGCGCGCCTGGGCCCTCGCGGCATGACGACCCTCGAGGACCTCGCCGGGGCCCACCGCCGGGCGAGCCCGGCCCAGCAGCGCCAGCGCCACCTCGCCGAGACCGTGCCGGCGGCACCGGGCGTCTACCAGTTCGTCGACGAGCACGGCGCCGTGCTGTACGTCGGGACCAGCCGGAATCTGCGCACCCGCGTGCGCACCTACTTCACCGCCGCCGAGACCCGGCGCCGCGTGCTCGACATGCTCCCTAGGGCCCG from Brachybacterium huguangmaarense carries:
- a CDS encoding AMP-dependent synthetase/ligase — protein: MKQFSTAAIASAQDDENATSLLVTDRLGRFPDIPLFERATAPDTWQPVGVAEFLDEVREVAKGLIASGVRSGDVVAIMSRTRYEWTLMDWAIWFAGGVSVPIYETSSPSQIQWIAGNSEARFALVESVRHAEDVSSVRDQLPALERIWCLEQGDLDALKAAGREIDDEQLEAARTSRRAQDVATIIYTSGTTGRPKGAELTHANFVETSRNALDLLGQMVVPPGTRMLMFLPMAHVFARLLVVLAASWGVTTAFTPDTKNLVGDLQSFHPSFLLAVPRVFEKVYNAAEQKATADGKGRIFAAAADTAITYSEALDEPRIPLALRARHALFDRLVYSKLRETMGGRVSWAVSGGAPLGARLAHFFRGIGVTILEGYGLTETTAPVCVNLPWNVKVGTVGPPLPGGTVAIDDNGEILVKGVMVFRGYHGNPEATAEALRDGWFRTGDVGSIDEDGNLSITGRSKELIVTAGGKNVSPAQLEDQIRAHPLVGQCVVVGDQKPFVAAIVTLDAEMLPAWLKNNGRPAMSVAEAAQDETVRAAIQTAIDAANSSVSRAESIRTFEIIDTDFTEENGYLTPSLKLKRNVVVKDFSDVIDRIYSGSKPPEASGGSGS
- a CDS encoding ROK family glucokinase, translated to MLSIGVDIGGTKIAAGVVDENGRIIAGAKRRTPAQDPELLEQAVADAVRELREQHPVVAIGIGAAGFVDADRRTVVFAANLAWRDRALADHVEALVGLPVVVENDANAAGWAEFRFGPAAEADTMLMMTVGTGLGGAIVLDGQLVRGAGGFAGEIAHMTAVPDGQWCGCGNRGCLEQYTSGTAMVRSARAAAATGDPLLEPLLAAAGGDANGIDGPLITRMAREGDPGAQRHLTEIGDWLGRGAASISALLDPEIIVIGGGVSAAGDLLLDPARAGYARTLTARTHRTVAPFAQASMGNEAGMIGAADLARHR